From Chryseobacterium sp. IHB B 17019, one genomic window encodes:
- a CDS encoding DUF1398 domain-containing protein — protein MFTVKQIEDAHSKVKSGADFPAYIQEIKKMGVKSFETWVKDSHTEYFGENAFTTTSEPQYEDLKIVKLVDKEGFIQYMKMHQRGETDYMKFCRDCAETGVEKWFVDLDKFTCTYYDKAGNEVLVEEIPH, from the coding sequence ATGTTTACGGTAAAACAAATTGAAGATGCCCACAGCAAAGTAAAGTCGGGAGCAGATTTTCCGGCTTACATTCAGGAAATCAAGAAAATGGGTGTAAAATCCTTTGAAACTTGGGTAAAGGACAGTCATACCGAATATTTTGGAGAAAATGCATTTACAACAACTTCGGAACCTCAATATGAGGATTTAAAAATTGTAAAGCTGGTTGACAAAGAAGGATTTATTCAATATATGAAAATGCATCAAAGAGGAGAAACGGATTATATGAAATTTTGCAGGGATTGTGCTGAAACAGGAGTGGAAAAATGGTTTGTTGATTTGGATAAATTCACCTGTACGTATTACGACAAAGCCGGTAACGAGGTTTTGGTGGAAGAAATTCCTCATTAA
- a CDS encoding mannose-1-phosphate guanylyltransferase, whose amino-acid sequence MSKSDRYCVIMAGGIGSRFWPMSTQKFPKQFQDILGVGRTMIQQTYDRISKILPNENIFVITNKEYVELSHQQLPEIPQENIVGEPLLKNTAPCNLYMANKIAQIDADATMIVLPADHLILKEDIFLEKVELAFDLASKNDYLVTLGITPTRPDTGYGYIQFVDKHNSDYYKVKTFTEKPILEIAKSFLESGDFLWNAGIFIWNVKSIHHAFEMYLPEMTQHFMACEYNADSEKSCIELIYPKVQKISIDNGILEKAKNVYVIPADLGWSDLGTWTSVYENTEKDENENAVKLKHFLAYNSKGNVIRLKNSNKAVIIDGLENYIIVDTDKALLICPRENDQLIKDYVLDLKNLKKGDKYM is encoded by the coding sequence ATGTCAAAATCAGATAGATATTGCGTGATTATGGCAGGAGGAATCGGCAGTAGATTCTGGCCTATGAGTACGCAGAAATTTCCGAAACAATTTCAGGATATTTTAGGAGTAGGGCGCACAATGATTCAGCAGACGTATGACAGAATCAGCAAGATACTTCCTAATGAAAATATATTTGTCATTACAAATAAAGAATATGTTGAGCTGTCTCATCAGCAGTTACCTGAAATTCCGCAAGAAAATATTGTGGGAGAGCCTCTGTTGAAAAATACGGCACCCTGTAATCTTTACATGGCCAATAAAATTGCACAAATTGATGCTGATGCAACAATGATTGTCTTACCGGCAGACCATTTGATCTTAAAAGAAGATATTTTTTTGGAAAAAGTAGAGCTTGCTTTCGATCTTGCTTCCAAAAATGATTATTTGGTTACATTGGGAATTACGCCTACAAGACCAGATACGGGTTATGGTTATATTCAGTTTGTAGACAAGCACAATTCAGATTATTACAAGGTAAAAACTTTTACGGAAAAACCTATTCTGGAGATTGCAAAAAGCTTTCTTGAAAGTGGAGATTTCCTTTGGAACGCCGGGATTTTCATATGGAATGTAAAAAGTATTCATCATGCTTTTGAAATGTATCTTCCTGAGATGACACAGCATTTTATGGCTTGCGAATACAATGCGGACAGTGAAAAAAGCTGTATTGAGCTGATTTATCCTAAAGTACAGAAAATCTCAATAGATAATGGGATTTTAGAAAAAGCTAAAAACGTTTACGTAATTCCTGCAGATCTTGGCTGGAGCGACCTTGGAACGTGGACTTCCGTATATGAAAACACGGAAAAAGATGAAAATGAAAATGCTGTGAAGCTAAAACATTTTCTGGCGTATAATTCAAAAGGAAATGTTATTCGCTTAAAAAACAGTAATAAAGCTGTTATTATTGACGGACTGGAGAATTATATTATTGTAGATACGGATAAAGCCTTACTTATTTGCCCGAGAGAAAATGATCAGCTGATCAAAGATTATGTTCTGGACTTGAAAAACTTAAAGAAGGGAGACAAATATATGTAA
- a CDS encoding DUF6438 domain-containing protein translates to MGKALFSVLFLCFLSTLYSQKLNKIDSLLSTNDVKNFIKNENNKSNYELNIDDKIDYDWYCNVIADSLKLKQNWGKADFDNNGLTDLLVTGNTTEGPRTIYILDKGNYFESKTLSKGKLYEQCSFSTVKGNKIEYQSVKILDQYGSLSKLTKENLVYKYGDFIEKNSNPKKHNILEIELEDTGSYWNRSSTKIKIVSNKDITWIIDEDYNTKVSSSKLSNEEFKGIIDLLHYIDFENLEEEYNVSYSDAGTTSLKITYDSLKVKNISDYGGMGTRGLTKLYDILLQLKQNQ, encoded by the coding sequence ATGGGTAAAGCTCTTTTTTCTGTGTTATTTTTATGTTTTTTATCAACTCTCTATTCTCAAAAATTAAATAAAATTGATTCATTACTGTCAACAAATGATGTTAAAAATTTCATCAAAAATGAGAACAATAAAAGTAATTATGAACTAAATATAGATGATAAAATTGATTATGACTGGTATTGCAATGTGATTGCAGATAGTTTGAAATTAAAACAAAACTGGGGAAAAGCAGATTTTGATAACAATGGATTAACAGATCTTCTGGTAACAGGAAATACAACCGAAGGCCCCAGAACAATTTATATTTTAGACAAGGGCAATTATTTTGAATCCAAAACCCTGAGCAAAGGAAAACTCTACGAGCAATGTTCTTTTTCTACTGTAAAAGGCAATAAAATAGAATATCAAAGTGTAAAGATATTAGACCAATATGGAAGTCTGAGTAAATTAACAAAAGAAAACCTTGTTTATAAATACGGTGATTTTATTGAAAAAAACAGCAATCCTAAAAAACATAATATTTTAGAAATAGAACTTGAGGACACCGGATCATATTGGAATCGTTCATCAACTAAAATAAAAATAGTATCAAATAAAGATATAACCTGGATTATTGACGAGGATTATAATACCAAAGTTTCATCTTCAAAACTTTCGAATGAGGAATTTAAAGGAATTATCGACTTATTACATTATATTGATTTTGAAAACCTTGAAGAAGAATACAATGTAAGCTATTCTGATGCCGGAACTACATCGCTGAAGATAACCTACGATAGTCTGAAAGTAAAAAACATCTCCGATTACGGTGGCATGGGAACAAGAGGATTGACAAAACTTTATGATATACTTTTACAATTAAAACAAAACCAATAA
- a CDS encoding TolC family protein — MKKVLTIILGLSCLAVNAQKKWSLRECVDYATKHNLQVIQNEYSKQMQDLNLKIAKKNYLPSVSASVGNNVSFGQASLGTGSIRNDRFSNNANLGADILVYNNGRLEKTVRKTEFDVEASQYDIETIKNDISLQIAQQYLTTLLNKEIVKISQAAVENAQKQFDRAKITTQVGTTAQTVLAEAEAGLAREKQNLKTAEINVGRSLFALAQLLQLQEYKDFDVEDVDVPDQLAPQLKSVDEVLTTAYETQPQVKAAESRIRSAEAQTEVTKTAFWPTITASVGIGSFYNNLLNTRTIGIDELGNPINEHNFFNQYKDNFGQQAGVSVNIPIFNKGITKLQVEQSKLNESIAKTTLLQQKQTVKENVQKAQFDVDANYEIYLSAVQAERSTKLALDFADKSYAAGRSTIYDVNTARNNYANAQGSVAQAKYNYLFSLKLLNFYAGIPLSL, encoded by the coding sequence ATGAAAAAAGTTTTGACTATTATTTTGGGATTATCTTGCCTGGCTGTAAATGCCCAGAAAAAGTGGTCTTTGAGAGAATGTGTAGACTATGCCACCAAGCATAATCTTCAGGTGATCCAAAATGAATACTCAAAACAAATGCAGGACCTGAACCTGAAAATTGCGAAGAAAAACTATCTTCCTTCTGTCTCTGCAAGTGTTGGAAACAATGTGAGTTTCGGGCAGGCTTCTTTGGGAACGGGAAGTATCAGAAATGACAGATTCAGTAATAACGCAAATCTTGGAGCAGATATTCTTGTTTATAACAATGGGAGGCTTGAAAAAACTGTAAGAAAAACAGAATTTGATGTGGAAGCCAGCCAGTATGATATTGAAACAATCAAAAATGATATTTCGCTTCAGATTGCTCAACAATACTTAACAACTTTATTAAATAAAGAAATTGTAAAAATTTCCCAGGCTGCTGTTGAAAATGCCCAAAAGCAATTTGACAGGGCAAAAATTACAACACAGGTCGGAACTACAGCCCAAACGGTTTTAGCGGAAGCGGAAGCGGGATTAGCAAGAGAAAAGCAAAACTTAAAAACAGCCGAAATTAACGTAGGAAGGAGTTTGTTTGCACTGGCGCAGCTTCTACAGCTTCAGGAATACAAAGATTTTGATGTGGAAGATGTAGATGTTCCGGATCAGTTGGCGCCACAATTGAAGTCTGTTGATGAGGTTCTTACAACGGCTTATGAAACCCAGCCACAAGTGAAAGCGGCAGAAAGCAGAATAAGATCGGCGGAAGCTCAGACTGAAGTTACCAAAACGGCTTTTTGGCCAACAATTACGGCAAGTGTAGGAATAGGGAGTTTTTATAACAATTTGCTTAATACCAGAACGATAGGAATCGATGAATTGGGGAATCCAATCAATGAGCATAATTTCTTTAATCAATATAAAGATAATTTCGGACAACAGGCCGGAGTTTCCGTTAATATTCCGATTTTTAATAAAGGAATTACAAAACTTCAGGTAGAGCAGTCGAAACTGAATGAAAGTATTGCTAAAACCACTTTATTGCAACAAAAACAAACTGTGAAAGAAAATGTTCAGAAGGCACAGTTTGATGTTGATGCAAATTATGAAATTTATTTATCTGCTGTTCAGGCCGAAAGAAGTACAAAGCTAGCTCTGGATTTTGCGGATAAAAGCTATGCAGCGGGAAGATCCACAATCTATGATGTAAATACTGCAAGAAACAATTATGCGAATGCACAAGGCTCTGTGGCTCAGGCTAAATATAACTATCTTTTCAGTCTAAAATTATTGAATTTCTATGCGGGAATTCCGTTAAGTTTATAA
- a CDS encoding SprT-like domain-containing protein, whose translation MSIQSLEKYLPQNTLQYLKVWFADYYIHIKITRNRDSKLGDYRKLPDHSHEITINSTLVPHLFFFVLTHELAHLIAFEKYGRRISPHGNEWKETFRQMLLQSLDVYEEELRPIIIKFSKSPKANFMASPDLVKYFHIEKQDDTLLFIERLQKGDFFIYRNEKYLLEGLIKKNYLCKNLATGRKYSFKPLARVEKCT comes from the coding sequence ATGTCAATTCAATCCTTAGAAAAATACTTACCTCAGAATACATTACAATATTTAAAAGTCTGGTTTGCAGATTACTATATTCATATAAAAATTACAAGAAACAGGGATTCCAAATTAGGAGATTACCGTAAGCTTCCGGATCATTCCCATGAAATTACGATCAATTCTACATTGGTTCCCCATCTTTTTTTCTTCGTCCTGACTCACGAACTGGCGCATCTCATTGCCTTTGAAAAATATGGACGCAGGATCTCTCCACACGGAAATGAATGGAAGGAAACCTTCAGGCAGATGCTTTTGCAAAGCCTTGATGTTTATGAAGAAGAATTGAGGCCAATCATCATAAAGTTTTCAAAATCTCCGAAAGCAAATTTCATGGCAAGTCCTGATTTGGTTAAATATTTTCACATTGAAAAACAAGATGATACCCTTCTGTTCATTGAAAGATTACAAAAAGGGGACTTTTTTATTTATCGAAATGAGAAGTATTTGTTAGAAGGTCTGATTAAAAAAAACTATCTTTGTAAGAACCTGGCTACAGGAAGAAAGTATTCTTTCAAACCTTTGGCTAGGGTAGAAAAATGCACTTAA
- a CDS encoding glycosyltransferase family 9 protein, which translates to MTRILAYRFSAFGDVAMTAPVFREFLEQNPDVEIVMVSRKNFESLFADIPNVIFKGIDLDEYKGFFGLTRLANELVKEFHPDLIANLHDVIRTKILDKIYRRKGLKVFKINKGKEEKEHLTDIWNLNKIQLKKTVERYADVFREMGFTFELSHELRPASGKREGIGFAPFAQHRGKMLPLEKSYELIRILAKRHKIYFFGGGKQETETLEKWASEIPNTESLSGKLSLIEELNKISELELMISMDSANMHLASLVGTKCISIWGQTHPFAGFLGFGQSEDNVVQVKDLSCRPCSVFGDKECYRGDWACLEELNIQKIVEKIYN; encoded by the coding sequence GTGACAAGAATTTTAGCATATCGTTTTTCTGCTTTTGGTGATGTTGCAATGACAGCGCCTGTGTTCCGGGAGTTTCTGGAACAAAATCCTGATGTGGAAATTGTAATGGTTTCCCGGAAGAATTTTGAAAGCTTATTTGCTGATATTCCGAATGTTATATTCAAAGGAATCGACCTTGATGAATATAAGGGTTTCTTTGGATTGACGCGATTGGCGAATGAACTAGTTAAAGAATTTCATCCTGATCTGATTGCCAATCTTCACGATGTGATCAGAACAAAAATTTTAGATAAAATATACCGAAGAAAAGGGCTTAAAGTATTCAAAATCAATAAAGGAAAGGAAGAAAAAGAACACCTGACGGATATATGGAATTTAAATAAAATCCAGCTAAAGAAAACAGTAGAGCGCTACGCTGATGTTTTCCGTGAGATGGGCTTTACATTTGAATTATCACATGAGCTGAGGCCGGCTTCAGGCAAAAGGGAAGGTATTGGTTTCGCTCCTTTCGCGCAACATCGTGGAAAAATGCTTCCACTCGAAAAATCTTATGAATTGATAAGAATTCTTGCAAAAAGACATAAAATCTACTTTTTCGGAGGAGGAAAACAAGAAACCGAAACGCTGGAAAAATGGGCTAGTGAAATTCCCAACACAGAAAGCTTGTCGGGAAAACTAAGCCTTATAGAAGAATTAAACAAAATCTCTGAGCTGGAATTAATGATCTCCATGGATTCTGCCAATATGCATTTAGCGAGCCTTGTGGGGACCAAATGCATCTCTATTTGGGGACAGACCCATCCGTTTGCCGGATTTTTAGGTTTCGGGCAAAGTGAAGATAATGTGGTTCAGGTAAAGGATCTGAGCTGCAGGCCATGCTCTGTTTTTGGTGATAAGGAATGCTATCGTGGTGATTGGGCTTGTCTGGAAGAGCTTAATATTCAAAAAATTGTCGAAAAAATTTATAATTAA
- the bcp gene encoding thioredoxin-dependent thiol peroxidase → MLKVGDKLPEFEGINQDGETVKSENLIGKKLVVFFYPQANTPTCTVEACNLSDNYSKLKKAGFQLLGISGDTVKKQKNFHSKFAFPYDLIADESHDIIDKFGVWQQKTTFGKTYMGIVRTTFIFDENGFCTRVIEKVTSKTAAEQILEV, encoded by the coding sequence ATGCTGAAAGTTGGAGACAAATTACCGGAATTTGAAGGAATAAATCAAGACGGGGAAACGGTAAAATCTGAAAATTTAATTGGAAAAAAATTAGTTGTTTTTTTCTATCCTCAGGCAAATACTCCAACCTGTACTGTGGAGGCTTGTAACCTGAGTGACAATTATTCTAAGCTCAAGAAAGCAGGTTTTCAGTTGTTGGGAATAAGTGGAGATACGGTGAAGAAACAGAAAAATTTCCACAGCAAATTTGCATTTCCTTATGACCTAATTGCGGATGAAAGTCATGATATTATTGACAAATTCGGGGTGTGGCAACAAAAAACCACTTTTGGAAAAACGTATATGGGAATTGTAAGAACGACTTTTATTTTTGATGAAAATGGCTTTTGTACAAGGGTTATTGAAAAAGTGACATCGAAGACTGCGGCTGAACAAATTCTGGAGGTATAG
- a CDS encoding DUF885 domain-containing protein, translating to MKNILSKSILGLGLMIGLVSCKKSDSPLTKVTPSNLDSIASNYYEQYLKLYPLEATSQGDLRYNDQLPINIDKDFISGEVAFYNSVQKQLQNVDYKSLSDDDKVVYDVLDYTLKDKVEAYAYHPEYIPFTQFGGLPLTFPLYGSGQGSQPFKTEKDYSDWLKRMEKFPGWMNAAADNFREGINNKMVLPKKLVVKMIPQMRAEEMTTTDLDKNIFYGPIKNFPKDFTKEQKEKFSALYKDAIINKIIPAYTKMGDFLEKEYLPKARETDGYNSLPNGKEIYRYYAKSWTTTNKKPEEINKIGQQQVAMLRAEMEKVKQQVGFSGTLEEFINYVKTDPKAMPYKTSKEVLDGFNGILAKITPKLRTMFSVTPKTGFEIRQTEKFREASASAEYTQGTPDGKRPGIFYIPLPDPTKFNVTSGMESLFLHEAIPGHHYQVSLQQENTKLPKFMRFGWFGAYGEGWAHYCETLGPEFGLYTDPYQKMGYLSDQMLRAVRLVVDTGLHTGKMSREDAIKYFLSNISYDEAGATAEVERYMAMPGQALGYKIGSLRIRELREKYQKQLGNKFNLAKFHDEVLSQGCLPLDVLNRKMELWAKKQK from the coding sequence ATGAAAAACATTTTATCGAAAAGTATTTTGGGGTTGGGGCTAATGATAGGCCTTGTTTCCTGCAAAAAATCGGATTCCCCTTTAACGAAAGTCACACCTTCCAATCTGGACTCTATTGCTTCCAATTACTATGAGCAATATTTAAAATTATACCCCTTGGAGGCGACTTCACAAGGTGATTTGAGATATAATGACCAGCTTCCGATCAATATTGATAAGGATTTTATTTCCGGCGAGGTTGCTTTTTACAATTCGGTGCAGAAACAATTACAAAATGTTGATTACAAGAGTCTTTCTGATGACGATAAAGTGGTTTATGATGTATTGGATTATACCTTGAAAGATAAAGTTGAAGCTTACGCTTATCATCCTGAATATATTCCTTTCACCCAGTTTGGAGGATTGCCGTTGACGTTTCCTCTGTATGGAAGCGGACAGGGAAGTCAGCCATTTAAAACAGAAAAAGATTACAGCGACTGGCTCAAAAGAATGGAGAAATTCCCTGGCTGGATGAATGCAGCGGCTGATAATTTTCGTGAAGGAATTAACAATAAAATGGTTTTGCCTAAAAAGCTTGTTGTCAAAATGATTCCTCAAATGCGAGCAGAAGAAATGACTACGACGGACTTAGATAAGAATATTTTCTACGGCCCTATTAAAAACTTCCCCAAAGATTTCACAAAAGAACAAAAAGAAAAGTTTTCAGCACTTTATAAAGATGCGATCATCAATAAAATCATTCCTGCTTATACAAAAATGGGTGATTTCTTAGAAAAAGAGTACCTTCCAAAAGCAAGAGAAACAGACGGTTACAACAGCCTGCCCAACGGAAAAGAAATTTACCGATATTACGCAAAAAGCTGGACAACAACCAATAAAAAGCCTGAAGAGATTAATAAAATAGGACAACAACAAGTTGCTATGCTTCGGGCAGAAATGGAAAAAGTAAAGCAGCAGGTTGGGTTTTCCGGAACTCTGGAAGAATTTATCAATTATGTGAAAACAGATCCGAAAGCAATGCCTTACAAGACTTCAAAAGAAGTTTTGGACGGTTTCAACGGAATTTTAGCAAAAATAACCCCGAAATTGAGGACTATGTTTTCCGTTACTCCAAAAACCGGATTTGAGATCAGACAGACGGAAAAATTCAGGGAGGCGAGTGCGAGTGCAGAATACACACAGGGAACTCCGGATGGAAAAAGACCGGGAATTTTCTATATTCCCTTGCCGGACCCAACAAAATTTAATGTAACATCAGGAATGGAATCGCTTTTCCTTCACGAAGCCATTCCGGGGCATCATTATCAGGTTTCCCTGCAGCAGGAAAACACAAAACTCCCGAAATTCATGAGATTCGGTTGGTTTGGGGCGTATGGTGAAGGCTGGGCTCACTATTGCGAAACTTTAGGTCCGGAATTCGGGTTGTATACGGATCCTTATCAAAAAATGGGTTATCTGAGCGATCAAATGTTGAGAGCGGTAAGATTGGTTGTTGACACCGGATTGCACACAGGAAAAATGTCGCGAGAGGATGCTATTAAATATTTTTTAAGCAATATTTCCTACGATGAAGCAGGTGCAACCGCCGAGGTAGAAAGATATATGGCAATGCCGGGACAAGCCTTGGGCTATAAAATTGGGTCATTGAGAATTCGTGAGTTGAGAGAGAAATACCAGAAACAATTGGGAAATAAATTCAATTTAGCAAAATTCCATGATGAAGTTCTGAGCCAGGGATGTCTTCCTTTGGATGTTTTGAATAGGAAAATGGAGCTTTGGGCTAAGAAACAGAAGTAA
- a CDS encoding endonuclease III domain-containing protein, which translates to MTKKQRAALIQLELEKLYPEVPIPLAHTDPFTLMVAVALSAQTTDKKVNEVTPKLFKVAGTPEKMAKLEVEEIRELIKEIGLSNTKARNLKRMAELLLERHNGVVPQTYEELEALPGVGHKTASVVMSQGFGFPAFPVDTHIHRLMTQWKLTSGKNVVETERDAKTIWPENVWNKLHLQIIFYGREYSPARGKGEKDFITKMLFEK; encoded by the coding sequence ATGACAAAAAAGCAAAGAGCAGCGCTTATTCAATTAGAATTAGAAAAATTATATCCGGAAGTTCCTATTCCGTTGGCTCATACAGATCCTTTTACATTAATGGTTGCAGTGGCACTTTCTGCACAGACCACCGACAAAAAAGTGAATGAAGTGACTCCAAAGCTTTTTAAAGTAGCCGGAACACCCGAAAAAATGGCAAAGCTGGAAGTGGAAGAAATAAGGGAGTTAATCAAAGAAATAGGGCTTTCCAATACAAAGGCAAGAAACCTGAAAAGAATGGCCGAACTCCTTTTGGAAAGGCACAATGGAGTAGTACCCCAAACTTATGAAGAACTGGAAGCCCTTCCCGGGGTTGGTCACAAAACAGCATCCGTGGTGATGAGCCAGGGCTTCGGATTTCCTGCTTTTCCTGTTGATACACACATTCACAGGCTGATGACGCAATGGAAACTAACTTCCGGAAAGAATGTAGTAGAAACGGAAAGAGACGCAAAAACAATCTGGCCGGAAAATGTATGGAACAAGCTTCACCTTCAAATCATCTTCTACGGCAGAGAATATTCTCCCGCAAGAGGAAAAGGCGAGAAAGATTTTATTACGAAAATGTTGTTCGAGAAATAA
- a CDS encoding DinB family protein — MIAESLKSLFTRDLNKLKTEIESYQNEETIWKTDKNILNSAGNLCLHLVGNLNHFVGAQLGNSGYIRNRDLEFSLKNIPRAELIQQIESTIEVINSSLGNLSAEDMEKEYPLEALGYKMTTEYFLIHLLGHLEYHLGQINYHRRLLDVE; from the coding sequence ATGATAGCAGAAAGCCTAAAATCACTATTCACAAGAGATTTAAATAAACTGAAAACAGAAATTGAGTCTTATCAAAACGAAGAAACAATCTGGAAAACCGATAAAAATATTTTAAATTCTGCAGGAAATCTGTGCCTTCACCTGGTTGGAAACCTCAACCATTTCGTTGGTGCACAACTTGGAAATTCAGGATATATCAGAAATCGCGATCTTGAATTTTCTTTAAAAAATATTCCAAGAGCAGAGCTGATTCAACAAATTGAAAGTACGATTGAAGTTATAAATTCCTCGCTTGGAAACTTATCTGCCGAAGATATGGAAAAAGAATATCCACTTGAAGCCTTAGGATACAAAATGACGACAGAATATTTTCTGATTCATCTGCTTGGACATCTGGAATATCATTTGGGACAGATTAATTATCACAGAAGATTGTTGGATGTGGAATAA
- a CDS encoding GNAT family N-acetyltransferase: MSLKNPQNPQNADKFYETERLLIRPMSLEDAEFILDLYNRPKFIQYIGDRNIKTVADAENYIKNKFLPQLEKLGYGNYLVLTKEGNHKIGGVGIFEREGLDVVDIGFSLLDEFEGKGYAYEAALKVKSIGMDDFGLKKISAITVKDNYSSQKLIEKLGLKFQKYVTIPGDDEELMYYETE, from the coding sequence ATGAGCCTAAAAAATCCACAAAATCCACAAAACGCAGATAAATTCTACGAAACAGAACGATTACTCATTCGTCCAATGTCTTTGGAGGATGCCGAGTTTATCCTTGATCTTTACAACAGACCGAAGTTTATTCAGTATATCGGGGATCGTAATATAAAAACGGTTGCTGATGCTGAGAATTATATTAAAAATAAGTTTCTTCCACAGCTTGAAAAGTTAGGTTATGGTAATTATCTAGTGCTTACAAAAGAAGGAAATCATAAAATCGGTGGAGTAGGAATTTTTGAAAGAGAAGGCTTGGATGTCGTAGATATTGGGTTTTCTTTGCTGGATGAATTTGAAGGAAAGGGTTACGCCTATGAAGCGGCTTTAAAAGTAAAATCAATCGGAATGGATGATTTTGGATTAAAAAAGATTTCCGCCATTACTGTAAAAGACAATTATTCTTCCCAAAAATTAATTGAAAAACTAGGTCTGAAATTTCAGAAATACGTTACCATTCCCGGAGATGATGAGGAATTAATGTACTACGAAACGGAATAA
- a CDS encoding bifunctional folylpolyglutamate synthase/dihydrofolate synthase: MTNEQYQEAVDWLFVQAPNYQIDGQKAYKPGLDNIIKLCEFFGNPQEKIKCIHIGGTNGKGSSSNMLASVLQESGYKTGLYNSPHLIDFTERIKINGENCDKEFVYQFIQKLRQLPEDIQPSFFEFTTIMAFEYFYQQRVDFAIIEVGLGGRLDSTNIITPLVSAITNVQLDHQNILGDTIEEIAGEKAGIIKNKIPVISGDEKDVVKSIIKNKAKEENASFIDASLLKSDLKSDLKGNYQEKNIKVVLALIEELRKLNFIISDANIEKGLLNVHKSTGFIGRWFEFSQNPLTICDTAHNQAGLEYVFHQLNSINKHKHIILGFVNDKKIDDVMKILPENSEFYFAKPSIHRGRHPEDYKDLLIAAKISYKIFDSVQEAYLSAKEECTNDEMIFVGGSNFVVGEFLEKNLEISE; encoded by the coding sequence ATGACAAACGAACAATATCAGGAAGCTGTTGACTGGCTTTTCGTGCAAGCCCCGAATTACCAGATAGACGGTCAGAAAGCATACAAACCGGGATTGGATAATATTATAAAACTTTGTGAATTTTTCGGAAATCCTCAGGAAAAAATAAAATGCATCCACATCGGGGGAACAAACGGAAAGGGATCTTCAAGCAATATGCTGGCTTCTGTTCTTCAGGAATCCGGTTACAAAACAGGTTTATATAACTCACCGCATCTCATTGATTTTACGGAACGTATCAAAATAAACGGTGAAAATTGTGATAAAGAATTTGTCTATCAATTTATTCAAAAACTCAGACAGCTTCCGGAAGATATTCAGCCATCTTTTTTTGAATTTACAACGATTATGGCCTTTGAATATTTTTATCAACAAAGAGTAGATTTTGCCATTATTGAAGTTGGCTTGGGTGGGAGATTGGATTCAACAAATATTATTACACCTTTGGTTTCTGCGATTACCAATGTACAGCTGGACCACCAGAATATTTTAGGAGATACAATTGAAGAAATAGCAGGTGAAAAAGCCGGGATTATTAAAAATAAAATTCCGGTAATTTCCGGTGACGAAAAGGATGTCGTTAAAAGTATAATTAAAAATAAAGCCAAGGAAGAAAATGCTTCGTTTATCGATGCTTCTTTATTAAAATCCGACTTAAAATCTGATTTAAAAGGAAACTATCAGGAGAAAAACATTAAAGTTGTTTTAGCTCTAATTGAAGAATTAAGGAAATTAAATTTCATTATTTCAGATGCAAACATTGAAAAAGGCCTTTTAAACGTCCACAAAAGCACCGGTTTCATCGGCCGTTGGTTTGAATTTTCACAAAATCCACTGACGATTTGTGACACAGCCCACAATCAGGCCGGCCTGGAATATGTTTTCCATCAGTTAAATTCAATTAATAAGCATAAACACATTATTTTAGGCTTCGTAAACGATAAAAAAATCGATGATGTGATGAAAATTTTGCCGGAAAATTCTGAATTTTATTTTGCAAAACCATCTATTCATCGGGGAAGGCATCCGGAAGATTATAAAGATTTATTAATTGCCGCGAAAATTTCTTATAAAATTTTTGATTCTGTACAGGAAGCGTATCTTTCTGCAAAAGAGGAATGTACAAATGATGAAATGATTTTTGTCGGTGGAAGCAACTTTGTAGTGGGAGAATTTTTAGAAAAAAATTTGGAGATTTCCGAATAA